A single genomic interval of Sebastes umbrosus isolate fSebUmb1 chromosome 9, fSebUmb1.pri, whole genome shotgun sequence harbors:
- the LOC119494016 gene encoding CCR4-NOT transcription complex subunit 6 produces MPKEKYDPPDPRRMYTIMSTEEATNGKKSYWAELEISGRVRSLSTALWSLTHLTALHISDNSLSRIPPDIAKLHNLVYLDLSSNKIRSLPAELGNMVSLRELLLNNNQLRVLPFELGKLFQLQTLGLKGNPLAQEIMSLYQEPDGTRRLLNYLLDNLAGAIKRIPTEQPPARSWIQLAEPDRTRASALFSVMCYNVLCDKYATRQLYGYCPSWALNWEYRKKSIMQEIMGCSADIISLQEVETEQYYNFFLPELKEQGYDGFFSPKSRARTMSESDRKHVDGCAVFYKTEKFSAVQKHTVEFNQLAMANSEGSEAMLNRVMTKDNIGVAVLLEVRKEMMEASSGKSLHGMEKQLLLIANAHMHWDPEYSDVKLVQTMMFLSEVKNIVDKATRSLKLSSVSGEINAIPLVLCADLNSLPDSGVVEYLSTGGVDCTHKDFKELRYSDSLTKFNCNGKNSNSNGRITHGFKLKSAYNDGLMPYTNYTFDFKGVIDYIFYSKPHLNVLGILGPLDPHWLVENNVSGCPHPHIPSDHFSLFGQLELLLPNLPPQVNGLHLPARR; encoded by the exons ATGCCCAAGGAAAAATATGACCCGCCGGATCCAAGGCGGATGTACACAATTATGTCTACCGAAGAAGCAACCAACGGGAAGAAGTCATACTGGGCTGAGCTGGAAATCAGCG GCCGAGTAAGGAGTCTCAGCACAGCCCTTTGGTCTCTCACCCACCTCACTGCCCTGCACATCAGTGACAACTCATTGTCACGCATCCCGCCAGACATTGCCAAACTACACAACCTGGTGTACCTGGATCTCTCATCCAATAAGATCAGGAGTCTGCCGGCAGAGCTCGGCAACATGGTGTCTCTCAG GGAACTGCTTTTAAATAACAACCAGTTGCGGGTTCTGCCATTTGAATTGGGGAAACTGTTTCAGTTACAAACACTGGGATTGAAAG GCAACCCACTTGCACAAGAAATTATGAGCCTCTACCAGGAACCTGATGGCACGCGGAGACTGCTCAACTACTTGTTAGACAATCTGGCAGGGGCTATCAAGCGCA TACCAACAGAGCAGCCCCCAGCCCGGTCATGGATCCAACTCGCGGAACCAGACCGAACACGAGCGTCAG CACTGTTCTCTGTGATGTGCTACAATGTGCTGTGTGATAAGTACGCCACGCGACAGCTATATGGCTACTGCCCCTCTTGGGCTCTAAACTGGGAGTACAGGAAGAAATCCATCATGCAGGAGATAATGGGCTGCAGTGCAGACATCATCAGTTTGCAG GAAGTAGAAACGGAGCAGTACTACAATTTCTTCTTGCCGGAGCTGAAGGAGCAGGGATACGACGGGTTCTTCAGTCCAAAGTCACGAGCCAGGACGATGTCCGAGTCGGACCGTAAACACGTGGACGGATGTGCAGTTTTCTACAAAACGGAAAA GTTCAGCGCAGTGCAGAAGCACACAGTGGAGTTCAACCAGCTGGCCATGGCTAACTCCGAGGGCTCAGAGGCTATGCTGAACAGGGTGATGACCAAGGACAACATCGGGGTAGCTGTGCTGCTTGAGGTCCGCAAAGAGATGATGGAGGCCTCCT CTGGAAAGTCCCTCCACGGCATGGAGAAGCAGCTGCTCCTGATAGCCAATGCCCACATGCACTGGGACCCGGAGTACTCTGACGTCAAGCTGGTCCAGACCATGATGTTCCTGTCGGAGGTGAAGAACATAGTGGACAAGGCCACCCGCAGCCTCAAGTTGTCCTCCGTCTCTGGTGAGATCAATGCCATTCCACTGGTGCTGTGCGCTGACCTCAACTCCTTGCCTGACTCTG GCGTAGTGGAGTACCTGAGTACTGGTGGGGTGGACTGCACCCACAAGGACTTCAAGGAGCTTCGTTACAGCGACAGCCTGACCAAATTCAACTGCAACGGCAAGAACAGCAATTCCAACGGCAGGATCACCCACGGCTTCAAGCTGAAGAGCGCTTACAACGACGGCCTGATGCCTTACACCAACTACACCTTCGACTTCAAG gGTGTCATCGACTATATTTTCTACTCCAAGCCTCACCTGAACGTGCTGGGTATCTTGGGCCCACTGGACCCCCACTGGCTCGTAGAGAACAATGTCAGCGGCTGCCCGCATCCCCACATCCCCTCCGACCACTTCTCCCTCTTCGGCCAGCTGGAGCTGCTCCTGCCCAACCTGCCCCCCCAGGTCAACGGGCTCCACCTGCCTGCACGCAGGTAG